From one Brachypodium distachyon strain Bd21 chromosome 4, Brachypodium_distachyon_v3.0, whole genome shotgun sequence genomic stretch:
- the LOC112268784 gene encoding uncharacterized protein LOC112268784 isoform X3 gives MKVDLGDGIKFDVDEDMIRRMGCFKKGNKLIEVKKGVDRKGQLELHALLGTGATSGSITINQLVKVLEDATPDDLGTDEGKKKLKVAYTMLAFCSFLAPKNESSIVATEIMDLASDIDSIDEYDFVPYILETIRRGALKVQQGLKNPPRKLDVDGCLVFLQIAFLDHVYHGEILVEKQKTPRIKYYSKSKLKVGLREHAKKHVKYPFKDGFVDEAADFMMSSKTGDESGEGAGGSVIDLLNSTGVRFNEQQIAVLSKIFSNSLEAKETKFKAMQGAEQFGYLGFCQEMDKLKARKYVEMIQRLERHVLISRRELVDNCMMQVKRLKVDEVGETPSQTERVLVGVPVLDGMLMGGRVLPVTQAIDSTPVVYETLTQAVRAEGDSVAGDGIEAMLGQKPASDSAETVHAPQVVVVV, from the exons ATGAAAGTAGATCTAGGCGATGGTATAAAGTTCGATGTAGATGAAGACATGATTAGGAGGATGGGGTGCTTCAAGAAAGGCAATAAGCTGATAGAGGTCAAGAAGGGGGTTGACCGAAAAGGCCAACTAGAACTCCATGCACTACTGGGCACTGGTGCAACCTCAGGGAGCATAACCATCAACCAATTGGTCAAGGTCTTAGAAGATGCAACACCTGATGACTTGGGCACTGatgaggggaagaagaaactaAAGGTGGCTTACACGATGCTTGCTTTCTGTTCTTTCCTGGCACCGAAAAATGAATCAAGCATAGTTGCAACAGAGATAATGGACTTGGCTAGCGACATTGATTCAATCGACGAGTACGACTTCGTACCTTACATACTTGAAACTATTCGACGTGGTGCTCTAAAAGTTCAGCAAGGGTTAAAGAACCCTCCTCGAAAGCTAGATGTCGATGGTTGCCTTGTGTTCTTGCAG ATTGCTTTCCTAGATCATGTGTACCATGGTGAGATCCTTGTGGAGAAGCAGAAAACACCGAGAATTAAGTACTATAGCAAGTCGAAGCTAAAAGTCGGATTGCGGGAGCATGCCAAGAAGCACGTTAAATACCCTTTCAAG GATGGATTTGTGGATGAGGCTGCTGACTTCATGATGTCATCAAAAACAGGTGATGAATCTGGTGAAGGGGCTGGTGGGAGTGTAATAGATTTGCTGAACTCCACTGGTGTGAGGTTCAATGAACAACAAATTGCAGTG TTGTCAAAGATCTTCAGTAACTCTTTGGAGGCTAAGGAGACTAAATTCAAGGCGATGCAGGGGGCAGAGCAGTTTGGCTATCTAGGGTTCTGTCAAGAAATGGACAAGCTAAAGGCTCGCAAGTACGTGGAGATGATACAACGCCTCGAGCGTCACGTTCTGATCTCTCGTAGGGAGCTGGTAGACAATTGCATGATGCAGGTAAAGAGACTGAAAGTGGATGAAGTCGGTGAAACACCGTCTCAGACGGAGAGAGTGCTAGTCGGCGTGCCAG TCCTGGATGGGATGCTGATGGGTGGGCGTGTCTTGCCAGTGACTCAGGCTATTGATTCCACCCCTG TGGTATATGAGACGTTAACACAGGCGGTGCGGGCTGAAGGGGATTCAGTTGCCGGTGATGGTATAGAGGCCATGCTAGGACAGAAACCAGCGTCAGATTCTGCAG AAACTGTGCACGCACCGCAGGTGGTGGTTGTTGTTTGA
- the LOC112268784 gene encoding uncharacterized protein LOC112268784 isoform X2 has protein sequence MKVDLGDGIKFDVDEDMIRRMGCFKKGNKLIEVKKGVDRKGQLELHALLGTGATSGSITINQLVKVLEDATPDDLGTDEGKKKLKVAYTMLAFCSFLAPKNESSIVATEIMDLASDIDSIDEYDFVPYILETIRRGALKVQQGLKNPPRKLDVDGCLVFLQIAFLDHVYHGEILVEKQKTPRIKYYSKSKLKVGLREHAKKHVKYPFKDGFVDEAADFMMSSKTGDESGEGAGGSVIDLLNSTGVRFNEQQIAVLSKIFSNSLEAKETKFKAMQGAEQFGYLGFCQEMDKLKARKYVEMIQRLERHVLISRRELVDNCMMQVKRLKVDEVGETPSQTERVLVGVPVLDGMLMGGRVLPVTQAIDSTPVVYETLTQAVRAEGDSVAGDGIEAMLGQKPASDSAGEAAKAIMDMSKSVSKINSREPGESPFELGMCQQQPSIRAAKQIPVHTNGSV, from the exons ATGAAAGTAGATCTAGGCGATGGTATAAAGTTCGATGTAGATGAAGACATGATTAGGAGGATGGGGTGCTTCAAGAAAGGCAATAAGCTGATAGAGGTCAAGAAGGGGGTTGACCGAAAAGGCCAACTAGAACTCCATGCACTACTGGGCACTGGTGCAACCTCAGGGAGCATAACCATCAACCAATTGGTCAAGGTCTTAGAAGATGCAACACCTGATGACTTGGGCACTGatgaggggaagaagaaactaAAGGTGGCTTACACGATGCTTGCTTTCTGTTCTTTCCTGGCACCGAAAAATGAATCAAGCATAGTTGCAACAGAGATAATGGACTTGGCTAGCGACATTGATTCAATCGACGAGTACGACTTCGTACCTTACATACTTGAAACTATTCGACGTGGTGCTCTAAAAGTTCAGCAAGGGTTAAAGAACCCTCCTCGAAAGCTAGATGTCGATGGTTGCCTTGTGTTCTTGCAG ATTGCTTTCCTAGATCATGTGTACCATGGTGAGATCCTTGTGGAGAAGCAGAAAACACCGAGAATTAAGTACTATAGCAAGTCGAAGCTAAAAGTCGGATTGCGGGAGCATGCCAAGAAGCACGTTAAATACCCTTTCAAG GATGGATTTGTGGATGAGGCTGCTGACTTCATGATGTCATCAAAAACAGGTGATGAATCTGGTGAAGGGGCTGGTGGGAGTGTAATAGATTTGCTGAACTCCACTGGTGTGAGGTTCAATGAACAACAAATTGCAGTG TTGTCAAAGATCTTCAGTAACTCTTTGGAGGCTAAGGAGACTAAATTCAAGGCGATGCAGGGGGCAGAGCAGTTTGGCTATCTAGGGTTCTGTCAAGAAATGGACAAGCTAAAGGCTCGCAAGTACGTGGAGATGATACAACGCCTCGAGCGTCACGTTCTGATCTCTCGTAGGGAGCTGGTAGACAATTGCATGATGCAGGTAAAGAGACTGAAAGTGGATGAAGTCGGTGAAACACCGTCTCAGACGGAGAGAGTGCTAGTCGGCGTGCCAG TCCTGGATGGGATGCTGATGGGTGGGCGTGTCTTGCCAGTGACTCAGGCTATTGATTCCACCCCTG TGGTATATGAGACGTTAACACAGGCGGTGCGGGCTGAAGGGGATTCAGTTGCCGGTGATGGTATAGAGGCCATGCTAGGACAGAAACCAGCGTCAGATTCTGCAG GTGAAGCTGCAAAGGCAATAATGGATATGTCAAAGAGTGTAAGTAAAATAAACTCCCGTGAACCCGGGGAATCTCCATTTGAGCTAGGAATGTGTCAGCAGCAACCAAGCATTAGGGCAGCAAAACAAATTCCGGTCCATACTAATGGCAGCGTCTGA
- the LOC112268784 gene encoding uncharacterized protein LOC112268784 isoform X1: protein MKVDLGDGIKFDVDEDMIRRMGCFKKGNKLIEVKKGVDRKGQLELHALLGTGATSGSITINQLVKVLEDATPDDLGTDEGKKKLKVAYTMLAFCSFLAPKNESSIVATEIMDLASDIDSIDEYDFVPYILETIRRGALKVQQGLKNPPRKLDVDGCLVFLQIAFLDHVYHGEILVEKQKTPRIKYYSKSKLKVGLREHAKKHVKYPFKDGFVDEAADFMMSSKTGDESGEGAGGSVIDLLNSTGVRFNEQQIAVLSKIFSNSLEAKETKFKAMQGAEQFGYLGFCQEMDKLKARKYVEMIQRLERHVLISRRELVDNCMMQVKRLKVDEVGETPSQTERVLVGVPVLDGMLMGGRVLPVTQAIDSTPVVYETLTQAVRAEGDSVAGDGIEAMLGQKPASDSAGEKLIAEFMHDGTGPHAGMFPNVVDLSSLVVPGLYIVGGGCCLNKGSPRFDSPVRFDETPICAAGGKRNRITAKAGNTCAPLGSAECEAAKAIMDMSKSVSKINSREPGESPFELGMCQQQPSIRAAKQIPVHTNGSV, encoded by the exons ATGAAAGTAGATCTAGGCGATGGTATAAAGTTCGATGTAGATGAAGACATGATTAGGAGGATGGGGTGCTTCAAGAAAGGCAATAAGCTGATAGAGGTCAAGAAGGGGGTTGACCGAAAAGGCCAACTAGAACTCCATGCACTACTGGGCACTGGTGCAACCTCAGGGAGCATAACCATCAACCAATTGGTCAAGGTCTTAGAAGATGCAACACCTGATGACTTGGGCACTGatgaggggaagaagaaactaAAGGTGGCTTACACGATGCTTGCTTTCTGTTCTTTCCTGGCACCGAAAAATGAATCAAGCATAGTTGCAACAGAGATAATGGACTTGGCTAGCGACATTGATTCAATCGACGAGTACGACTTCGTACCTTACATACTTGAAACTATTCGACGTGGTGCTCTAAAAGTTCAGCAAGGGTTAAAGAACCCTCCTCGAAAGCTAGATGTCGATGGTTGCCTTGTGTTCTTGCAG ATTGCTTTCCTAGATCATGTGTACCATGGTGAGATCCTTGTGGAGAAGCAGAAAACACCGAGAATTAAGTACTATAGCAAGTCGAAGCTAAAAGTCGGATTGCGGGAGCATGCCAAGAAGCACGTTAAATACCCTTTCAAG GATGGATTTGTGGATGAGGCTGCTGACTTCATGATGTCATCAAAAACAGGTGATGAATCTGGTGAAGGGGCTGGTGGGAGTGTAATAGATTTGCTGAACTCCACTGGTGTGAGGTTCAATGAACAACAAATTGCAGTG TTGTCAAAGATCTTCAGTAACTCTTTGGAGGCTAAGGAGACTAAATTCAAGGCGATGCAGGGGGCAGAGCAGTTTGGCTATCTAGGGTTCTGTCAAGAAATGGACAAGCTAAAGGCTCGCAAGTACGTGGAGATGATACAACGCCTCGAGCGTCACGTTCTGATCTCTCGTAGGGAGCTGGTAGACAATTGCATGATGCAGGTAAAGAGACTGAAAGTGGATGAAGTCGGTGAAACACCGTCTCAGACGGAGAGAGTGCTAGTCGGCGTGCCAG TCCTGGATGGGATGCTGATGGGTGGGCGTGTCTTGCCAGTGACTCAGGCTATTGATTCCACCCCTG TGGTATATGAGACGTTAACACAGGCGGTGCGGGCTGAAGGGGATTCAGTTGCCGGTGATGGTATAGAGGCCATGCTAGGACAGAAACCAGCGTCAGATTCTGCAG GTGAAAAATTGATTGCAGAATTCATGCATGATGGTACTGGTCCACATGCTGGCATGTTCCCAAACGTTGTTGACTTATCCTCCCTTGTAGTGCCTGGGCTTTATATTGTAG GTGGTGGTTGTTGTTTGAACAAAGGTTCACCAAGATTTGATTCACCTGTAAGGTTTGACGAAACGCCAATATGTGCAGCTGGCGGAAAAAGGA ATAGGATCACTGCGAAAGCAGGGAACACATGTGCTCCGTTGGGTTCAGCAGAAT GTGAAGCTGCAAAGGCAATAATGGATATGTCAAAGAGTGTAAGTAAAATAAACTCCCGTGAACCCGGGGAATCTCCATTTGAGCTAGGAATGTGTCAGCAGCAACCAAGCATTAGGGCAGCAAAACAAATTCCGGTCCATACTAATGGCAGCGTCTGA